One genomic segment of Chelonia mydas isolate rCheMyd1 chromosome 1, rCheMyd1.pri.v2, whole genome shotgun sequence includes these proteins:
- the LOC102940483 gene encoding uncharacterized protein LOC102940483 isoform X2, translated as MTRLLLFSFIMVIIYQNGTFGKPVYGDLASTQLVDFSDAEYPVSDTQAKRNSYQMSQDANSPNSAEQSSLCYFIQESEIESQISCRLRFTRSKFNFNPFGLRFGKRQQGSLASKRDPITLSSIKKLPSLLKFKLNQMVPRCGDFGEQDC; from the exons ATGACTAGGCTTTTGCTCTTTTCATTCATCATGGTGATCATTTACCAAAACGGGACTTTTGGTAAACCTGTTTATGGGGACTTAGCATCCACTCAGCTGGTTGATTTTTCAG ATGCTGAATATCCAGTCAGTGACACACAAGCCAAGAGGAACTCCTATCAGATGAGCCAAGACGCCAATAGTCCCAATTCTGCAGAGCAGTCCAGCCTCTGCTATTTCATCCAGGAGAGTGAGATTGAAAGTCAGATCTCCTGCAGACTGCGATTCACCAGGAGCAAGTTTAATTTTAACCCTTTCGGACTTCGGTTTGGGAAAAGGCAACAGGGCAGCTTGGCCAGCAAAAGGGATCCAATCACTTTGAGCAGCATCAAAAAGTTACCATCCCTATTAAAGTTCAAACTAAACCAAATGGTGCCCCGGTGTGGAGACTTTGGGGAGCAGGATTGTTAA
- the LOC102940483 gene encoding uncharacterized protein LOC102940483 isoform X1, whose protein sequence is MVLRKWETQSFVLNIHFSLSLPSCDMTRLLLFSFIMVIIYQNGTFGKPVYGDLASTQLVDFSDAEYPVSDTQAKRNSYQMSQDANSPNSAEQSSLCYFIQESEIESQISCRLRFTRSKFNFNPFGLRFGKRQQGSLASKRDPITLSSIKKLPSLLKFKLNQMVPRCGDFGEQDC, encoded by the exons ATGGTTCTAAGGAAATGGGAAACACAGAGTTTTGTACTAAATatccatttttctctctctctccctagctGTGACATGACTAGGCTTTTGCTCTTTTCATTCATCATGGTGATCATTTACCAAAACGGGACTTTTGGTAAACCTGTTTATGGGGACTTAGCATCCACTCAGCTGGTTGATTTTTCAG ATGCTGAATATCCAGTCAGTGACACACAAGCCAAGAGGAACTCCTATCAGATGAGCCAAGACGCCAATAGTCCCAATTCTGCAGAGCAGTCCAGCCTCTGCTATTTCATCCAGGAGAGTGAGATTGAAAGTCAGATCTCCTGCAGACTGCGATTCACCAGGAGCAAGTTTAATTTTAACCCTTTCGGACTTCGGTTTGGGAAAAGGCAACAGGGCAGCTTGGCCAGCAAAAGGGATCCAATCACTTTGAGCAGCATCAAAAAGTTACCATCCCTATTAAAGTTCAAACTAAACCAAATGGTGCCCCGGTGTGGAGACTTTGGGGAGCAGGATTGTTAA